A stretch of the Tachysurus vachellii isolate PV-2020 chromosome 26, HZAU_Pvac_v1, whole genome shotgun sequence genome encodes the following:
- the epd gene encoding ependymin isoform X2 — translation MRIIELFCVAFLCLCPMAWASSSREPCRSPSKTSGKLCVSTTKDDTIAWGDFKYDSTQKYLRFVEDTSKSNKTSHLDVIIHFDEGVMYKLDSKNDTCKKQSLPCHKHPMEVPADGTHVDELYLGSDDKSEQGLRVRMWSGNMTDHDSHHSQGHYTMMTTSCGCITVSCTYHSEKNDLIFSFFNVETEIDDLQAFHLPDYCEGLELDEASDDHSFFDLFHD, via the exons ATGCGTATCATTGAGCTGTTCTGCGTGGCTTTCCTGTGCCTCTGCCCCATGGCATGGGCCTCCTCCAGCCGCGAGCCGTGCC GGTCACCATCTAAGACCAGTGGCAAGCTCTGTGTG AGTACCACCAAGGACGATACCATCGCATGGGGGGATTTCAAGTATGATTCCACTCAGAAGTACCTTCGCTTTGTGGAGGACACAAGCAAATCGAACAAAACCTCTCACCTGGATGTGATTATACACTTCGATGAG GGTGTGATGTACAAGCTGGACAGCAAGAACGATACCTGTAAGAAGCAGTCCCTGCCATGTCACAAGCACCCGATGGAGGTTCCGGCCGACGGCACGCACGTGGACGAGCTGTACTTGGGAAGCGATGATAAGTCTGAGCAGGGCCTCAGAGTGCGCATGTGGTCTGGCAACATGACCGATCACGACTCGCATCACTCCCAGG GCCACTACACGATGATGACTACTTCCTGTGGGTGCATCACCGTCTCCTGCACGTACCACAGTGAGAAGAATGACCTCATCTTCAG TTTCTTCAACGTAGAGACGGAGATCGACGACCTTCAAGCGTTTCACCTTCCTGATTATTGCGAAGGACTGGAATTAGACGAGGCGTCTGATGACCACAGCTTCTTTGACCTCTTCCACGACTGA
- the LOC132841207 gene encoding uncharacterized protein LOC132841207 gives MAWCRTVLWFCLLATMYERRCSSLSSFSNSLSLTRAVRSNVQNLLLRYKQEQFGDKHFDDKRIVLNTLPPVTINYRTWLQMEDAERLFRASRDLQSFWSHLESQRQKLQGNSDQVEERAMKMKTRNRRGRPLQSLSQSILGIQLDLRDLIRQVNSQLLSMSTLNTPPPTSTLSTTVSSSTSRPSASSIMTSTVSPPGSTRSALDLILSISSRSTDVPSVPQHRERQPSPGPVQQKSDTSRWMSVLEGYVILRDLERYLCRLVRDYTLLRAKS, from the exons atggcATGGTGCAGAACAGTTCTATGGTTCTGTCTTTTAGCAACAATGTATGAGAGACGCTGCTCTTCTCTTAGTAGTTTCTCCAACTCCCTCAGTCTGACACGTGCCGTCCGCTCCAACGTACAGAATCTTCTACTCAGATAC aaacAAGAACAATTTGGAGATAAACACTTTGATGACAAGAGAATCGTATTAAACACACTGCCACCAGTCACCATAAACTATCGGACCTGGCTTCaaatggag gatgctGAGCGCTTGTTCCGTGCCTCTCGTGACCTTCAGTCGTTCTGGTCTCACCTGGAGAGTCAGCGTCAGAAACTGCAGGGAAACAGCGATCAAGTTGAAGAGAGAGCGATGAAGATGAAGACGAGAAACAGGCGAGGAAGACCACTTCAGTCCTTATCCCAGAGCATTCTGGGAATCCAGCTGGACCTCCGGGACCTCATCAGACAAGTCAACTCTCAG CTACTTAGCATGAGCACATTAAACACACCTCCTCCGACCTCCACCTTGTCCACCACCGTTTCCTCGTCAACATCCAGGCCGAGCGCATCCTCGATCATGACCTCCACCGTGTCTCCACCTGGCTCCACTCGTTCAGCTCTGGACCTCATCCTGTCCATCAGTTCCCGCAGCACTGACGTCCCATCGGTCCCTCAGCACAGAGAGCGTCAGCCTTCCCCGGGTCCGGTGCAGCAGAAATCGGACACGTCTCGGTGGATGTCGGTTCTCGAGGGCTACGTCATCCTCCGTGACCTGGAGCGATACCTATGCAGGCTAGTGAGGGATTATACGCTGCTCCGGGCGAAATCCTGA
- the epd gene encoding ependymin isoform X1 has protein sequence MRIIELFCVAFLCLCPMAWASSSREPCRSPSKTSGKLCVSTTKDDTIAWGDFKYDSTQKYLRFVEDTSKSNKTSHLDVIIHFDEGVMYKLDSKNDTCKKQSLPCHKHPMEVPADGTHVDELYLGSDDKSEQGLRVRMWSGNMTDHDSHHSQAGHYTMMTTSCGCITVSCTYHSEKNDLIFSFFNVETEIDDLQAFHLPDYCEGLELDEASDDHSFFDLFHD, from the exons ATGCGTATCATTGAGCTGTTCTGCGTGGCTTTCCTGTGCCTCTGCCCCATGGCATGGGCCTCCTCCAGCCGCGAGCCGTGCC GGTCACCATCTAAGACCAGTGGCAAGCTCTGTGTG AGTACCACCAAGGACGATACCATCGCATGGGGGGATTTCAAGTATGATTCCACTCAGAAGTACCTTCGCTTTGTGGAGGACACAAGCAAATCGAACAAAACCTCTCACCTGGATGTGATTATACACTTCGATGAG GGTGTGATGTACAAGCTGGACAGCAAGAACGATACCTGTAAGAAGCAGTCCCTGCCATGTCACAAGCACCCGATGGAGGTTCCGGCCGACGGCACGCACGTGGACGAGCTGTACTTGGGAAGCGATGATAAGTCTGAGCAGGGCCTCAGAGTGCGCATGTGGTCTGGCAACATGACCGATCACGACTCGCATCACTCCCAGG CAGGCCACTACACGATGATGACTACTTCCTGTGGGTGCATCACCGTCTCCTGCACGTACCACAGTGAGAAGAATGACCTCATCTTCAG TTTCTTCAACGTAGAGACGGAGATCGACGACCTTCAAGCGTTTCACCTTCCTGATTATTGCGAAGGACTGGAATTAGACGAGGCGTCTGATGACCACAGCTTCTTTGACCTCTTCCACGACTGA